The sequence below is a genomic window from Archocentrus centrarchus isolate MPI-CPG fArcCen1 chromosome 18 unlocalized genomic scaffold, fArcCen1 scaffold_23_ctg1, whole genome shotgun sequence.
TCTTGACGCCTGGTGCTGCCAGGTGGACTGAACTGCATGTGGAAGATGTCCTCCACAGCATCAGCTGTCAGCCTGGTCTCAGTGTAGCACATGAACGAGGAGAAGAGTGAAGGATGCTGTTCCAGGGCGTTGACAAAATCCAGCGTCGCTAGACCCTCTCTGAACCTATAAaacaaagtcatttttaaaaaaatagattagTTAGATGTTACTTGTCAAGGTTGTTTTCCCTTACCTACAGCATAATTAACTCTCAACAATTAAACAAAAGCTATTGTGTAAGAATCAAACCGGCATTGTTACCCAGCTAAGACACATCCTGCTATAAAACAGAAGCCAAGCCCAGCTCCCCCGACGCAAAAGAGCTCTTGCATTTATAACATtggttttcttttattattggGAGGTGGACTGGATCTTGAAAACCAAATAAGTTCATTAGTAAACAAAAGTACCTACTGAATAGTCAAAATGTCATACCTCTGGATGGAAAGATGGTTTCGATAGATGAAGTACCACTGAATGTAATCAGCTACTACCTTCTTCTTATCCTCCAGTGTCCTCATGAAGCGATAGCAGCCTGCAGTCTGGAGCAAGCTGGAGTGTTTTTCAGAAAGTACTCGCAGCTCATTCAGGGATTTTGCATTCTTtatctaaaataaaaagaaaaacacagtatatgtatttagttttactgaTTTCACATTCAACAATCTATCAAAATTATTAGGGCTTGGActattcaaatattttcacaATGGAAATTATGACTACATAATTTGAGACATTTGAAAGCCATGTTTATAACCATATAactgggctaaaaaaaaaaaagactgactcATTCAAGTGACATCCTTCACTCTTACAGTGCAGTCTAACACACTCTCTAATCAACAATTTTCTGCAATCATACATTCAGTGGATAACCAAAACTAAATCCATGTCTTTTCCCTTTATTGAGGTTCTTCAGTATCCCAACCTTACAAAATACTTCAAGGAGAGCCTTCTTGATTTCTTCATCTGGTGTATCATCAATTGGAGTCTCAAATGTCTTGTCTTTGCCAACAAGATACATGAAGAAGTTTGGGGAAAGACAACGTGGCCCTGGACCACCATGAACAATGGACACTGCGATCATTCTTCCAATGTAGAAATATTCATTTTCCTCTGcagctaaaggaaaaaaatattacattataaTAAACCAATTATGAgtattgaaaaaaaatgtggggaaaaaaataactacCTTTGCTATCAAATGTGAGGTATTTGGCGTGGTCTTTTCCTTCAAATATTCTTCTTGTCTTTATGGCTTCCATCAAAAGGGTGAGAAATTCTCGAGTAGGCCCACCTGTGTCCAAAGCCTCTTCCACCAGCCCAACATCATCGGAGAATTTCACCATCATGGCAGAGTTGGGGCTATATGTAGAGCGTCTGAAGCCTCTATAGGCACCATCCCAGACATTAGCTCGGTTAATGTTGAATCTGCTACAGGAAGTTTTGTTAATCTTCAGAGACAGATTTGAGATGACATCTGCAGCCGTTAGTCCATCAGGTTCATCACTGTAGAATCAATCAGCGAAAAGCAAGATCATATTTAAACTCTTTTCCACTTTGTGCATTCAAGCTTTTTGCTGTTATTATTTGGgagttgtgttttatttgttgtctttttatatttttttcttttaagtaattttcaaaaacaaaatatgaatCTTCAGAACAATCCCCAGTAAACAAAGAATTTTCAGAATCCTTTTGCATGAATGCATTTATCAGCAGAGCAACAACTACAGAGGAACGGTTAGACATTTTTGTTCCTGTCAAAAGTGTATTGGATCAAAAATAGCAGCAGTAACAGTAATATATAATGTTTAATGGACAATACATATTTGATACATGTTTTATCTTAGAGTCACAAAACTATATGTTTATTGTACTTTGAAATATCAAATTACCTGTCTTCCTTTGGAAAGTCCTCTACCTCAGCTTCTGAAGAACTGCTGTCAATGATGACAGGTGCATAAATGTTGGTATATGTACTGTGGAAGGAAAGTACAAACACAAGATAAATGCAGTAAATTTAATGGGTAGTCTGGTAATTTGGCTGTTTTGGCTCTGCAGTACTTGAACCTGACAGAAAATGTTATGATTAGAGTTGTGGATTAGATAGAGAACctcagtaattaaaaaaataaataaaaattgtcaCTGACCATGTTATTTCTATActgcattcaaaataaaaatgaaaggttGTGATATAACATTATGACTAACTTGTAGAAATGACTTGAAGTATGATCTGCTGAGGTGAATGCCTTTTGGGGTCCTGTAGCATTCTGAACCTGCAACAGAAACACACTGTaccctacaaaaaaaaatgcgtAATGGCATACACATTTAACTTCGAAATGGAAATGTAGCATTATTACAGTATATACAAGAATATTATATACTTGCACACTTGATGGCTGGGATGTTGAGGGTGACCTATAAgatgcagagtttaaatgattAAGATAAGAAtgctacaaaacagaaaacatttaagTGGCCatcaaatgcaaactttaaagaattaaaaacattaGATGTCTATACCCCTGACACTGAGGCCAGATCAATGTGTCAGAAAGCAGCTAACTTACCAATGTCTGGACTCTGGTGTACTACTTTCTGGGCTTGTCCAAAGCTGTCAAATATAATCATGAAACCCTAAACTCATTGTCTGTCACAACTCTAAGTCTTACCACTCTATATTCCTTTAAAACCTTATTATTGTTATATCCAGAAACTGAATGCAATATGTCTGAATGGAGAGTACAAAAATCTTGAACAAATAAATCCCTGAAATTTACCTACCACTGTGTCAGAGAGAGGTGACATAATGGGTGGAACCCTAACAATAACttcatcatcctcctcatcttctGAATCACTTTCATCTCTGGGACCTTACAGAATATTTGATGATCACAGTTACAGCTGGATGCTCAATGCTGTTCAACACACTGGCTAGAATTCTAACTTTAACtttagttaaaaacaaaaccactaatcacagaaataaagaaattagaCAATAGAGATGGTAAAAGAGAGAACTAAAATTGTGCCAATTATATTTAATACTCACTTTCTGACAAGAAGCCCTCAATGATGCAGACAAACAGTGTAATTCTTTGGTAAGATTTTCCAACAGCCTCTTTGTAGAGTTGAATTGTAAAAGGCGTGTCAGTTCCAGGAATATTTTTTACTTGAGAGCCATCAGGGTACAGCAGGATGTATTCTCCAGCTTCCATATCTTGGTTGAaatctttcagttttttaataGCAGCACCCAAAAGTTTCTCAGACGACCAACTTGGTTCAACATCTAATGGTAGTGTTTTCCCTCTTATGGGCCTCATGCCAGTCTTGGTTTTGTTCATGATCCCAACAGAAATCTAGATTatatatcagaaaaaaaatggcgGTCACATTTTGCACAACTGTTTCATTCTGTCAGAAAACAGCCTCACTTTCAAATATTTCAATTATTACCTTCActattttctttgatttctttttgcattttgagaACATCCTTCTTTCTGCCTCTTTTCCTTCACGGTACTTGAAGAACTGCTGAACAACTGACTTTCCTGAAAAGGCAGGGAAGTGGAGGAGAGACCATAAAAGATCCTTTATTGGTCTACTTTGGCTCATGATACAAAGGCAAATATGATAAAGTTGCAATTGAAAAACCATATGAACATACTTTACATAAAACAACACTTCTTCATTAAAAATCAGGTCTTGGTTTCAGAAATGTATCTGTCACACCAGATGCCTATAATTTTCCAACTAAAAACAAATTCTTTCATGTTTCACACCATGTAATCATAGGTTAATACAAAAGTGTAAACACTAACAAGCTTAACAATTCTTGCCCTCATCATTTTATTTGCTTACAGCACTAGTAGAAGTTAAAAATACCAGGGAGCTTGAAAAATATACCTCTTGAGTGTTCAGGGTCTGCAGCGGTAACCGGAACAAAACTTATGTCTTTTCCACAGGAACAGCAAAATTTTGTCAAGCTTTCAAACTTAAACCCACATAATGGACAATACatcttaaaatgaaaaacaaaaaaaaaaattgtccgATTTTAGCAATTTGTTTTAGCTACAAAAGTGGCAGTCAAACTAGCCCAGGCTAACAGTAAACATTAAATAGCAAACATATAGCTACAGTATTATATGGATCAcgcaataaacacacacattacctTGCATGTTTTTGTCCCTCACAACACTGAAAAATCCTTTGTTTCATTTAAGTGTCTCCATACGTCGTTTGCATGTTCTGGGTTCTGTCACTTCCGCAGCTGGTCCGTCACAATATTGTCTCCCCCAAAACACttccattttgttttgtgtgcttttgcagcatttttctatttgctggtgttttcttaagttgctgtgcatttatttccgttttggtttttttcaacttccgttttgtttttttcaacttccgttttgttttgtgtgcttttgcagcatttttctatttgctggtgTTTTGTTACATTGCAGTGCATTTGGCCTCCCAGGGCCACTGTacccctcctgatgaaaaacGGCTCTCAGTGAAGAGCCAGCTCCGACcgaccatcactgtctgcacctGTGTCCGCGAGAGCTGCAACACGAGCGCTGctgtgggtgaaaaaaaaaaaaaaaaaaattctgatcagcGGCCGGTTCGGCCTGGAAACGACCGGCCGTTTGGGAAACGTCCCGaccctcccgatggccaccacgcccctgctTTACTTTCATTAACAGTAAGCACcagaaactgattaacaacccacTCTGCTACTTAACTAAAGTAGATCAATATCCAGTGGTTTAATTGACTCAATGCTATAATCTGATTAAAACGTGTTCCGTTAAATATTTTATGCAGTTTAAAGCGAAGTACTGAAAATACTCATTTGAGTATTGCTCTTGTCTTGCTTTTGTTATTCTTTTCATGTGCCCTCCTTTCAGTTTTGTGCACCAgtattctctctgtctctctctcacacacacacacacacacacacacacacacacacacacacacacacacacacacactgtggttaCTGCTGCTTACAGTCATGTCAGAACCATGTCATGTGTTTTACTATCAGTGTTATGTACTTGTGCTAACACTGCAAATCAATTTCCCGTTGCTTTAATTATCTGTCAGTGTGTGAAATCTCAGATATTTCTTGTTACTCTTCATAAAGAGCATTCTCAAACTGTTGCAAATTTAGACTTAAAGTGAATATGACGGGAAAAAAATTatgccatttatttttaaatggtcTTTGAgttaaatttcatttattttgctatatgtaaaaataaaaataaatccaatGCATGTTTCAAATATAATGTATATTTgtaataatgtaatgtaatggtgTATATATACTAGGCATGCGCCGATccaatattcagtatcggtatcggtccgatactggccaaaattactggatcggatatcggaaagaaataaaaaaatgcactccgatactttaaatattaaaaaaatgtttgatgaaATTTGTGGCATGCCGTAAGCCGATGCAGCACCTTCGCATACGAGCGGCAGGCATCACGTGATAGAACGATTGTTGTGAGAGTTGTTCCGGCATGTCAGCGGTGTGGAGTTACTTCACACTCAAGGAAGGAAACAGCAAGACCGCCGAGTGTAAGTTGTGCAATGCAAGTGTCTCACGAGGTGGTAGCAGTGTTGGGAACTTTAACACCACGAACATGATAAAACACTTACAGAAACACCATGGAAAGGAGTACACGGAATTTATCGAGGCCTCGAATACTAcgaagaaaaatgttttgcgTCAACAAACGCTGCTGGAAAACGTTCAGAAACGCGAGAAACTCTCTCCAGAAAGCAACAAAGCAAAGCTGATAACGGAGAAAATTGTTGAATTTGTTGTGCTTGATGACCAGCCTCTATCTGTTGTGGAAAATGTTGGTTTTAAACCCTTAATGGAGCATTTGGAGCCACGCTATGTGCTGCCAAACCATCATTTCATCTCGGAGCAAGCTGTCCCAGATAAATACAAGGAAGTATGCAAGTTTATCTCTGAAAGCTTGCAGAGCATTCCAAGTTTAAGCTTAACAACTGATATCTGGAGCTCAGATGTGTGTCCATTGTCATTGCTAAGTCTGACAGCACAGTGGATAGACTCaagttttactttaaaaaaagcgGTGTTGCAGGCTAAACAGTTTCGTGGTTCGCACTTGGGAGAGTCCATCGCTTCAGCTTTGGAGGAAATGTTGAATGTATGGAAAATTCCGAAAAACAAAGTCCATGTTATTTTACGAGACAATGCTAGCAATGTAACAAAGGCAATGGACCGGCTCGGACTTGCAAGTTTGGGATGCTTCGCGCATACCTTGCAGCTTGTGGTGAATGAAGGACTGCTAGCACAACGTAGTGTAAGTGATGTAGTGGCAATTGGCAGGAAAATAGTGGGGCACTTCAAGCACTCACCACAAGCATATTCACGTTTGGAGGACATTCAAATGGAGCTGAATATGCCACCCAAGCGTCTGGTACAAGATGTGCGAACAAGATGGTATAGCACATATTATATGATCAAGACCCTCATTGAACAGAAACGAGTCTTTTGCGCATATTCCGCAGAATATGACCTTCCAGCCACACTCACTGCACAGCAGTGGGGTTTACTGGAAAAGGTCATGGCAGCTCTCGCTCCCTTTGAGGAGTTAACAAGGGAGGTAagctcctcatcatcatctgtaTCTGATGTCATCCCAATAGTCTGTGTCCTCAAGCGTGTTCTCTCTCGAGAAACTGAGGCTGACGAAGGAATAAAGAAGATGAGAAGCACCCATCTTGAGGCAGTTAACAGACGCTTCAGAGATGTAGAATCTGAGCCACTATACACAGTTGCAACGTTGCTGGATCCAAGGTATAAAGACAGGTATGTGAGTCTTCACTGATATTGTTTTATTAGATGGAAgtatgtgagtgagtgagtgagtgagtgagtgagtgagtgacagagagagagaaaaggagggtGTGTGAGAGAAAATGGTGAGGATGTTTTACTTTAGATCATAGTTTAGTAAGTCTGCAGGACCATACTGATCACTTAATATTACAGTTTGGCTATTTTTTATAATTCCCGATACTTCACAAGTGTAGAAACCTCCAAACAAGTAAAGCTTCTTTGATGGTTGAGgtgaggaagatggaggaggtgCTGAGGACAACCACAGTGGATTCCTCAGAGCCAGCAGAGGGGCCATCATGTTCAGCAGCCTTGGAACCAGCAAAGAAGACACCGCGTGTGGAATCTGCAAGTCCCAACAGACTTGAAAGCATTTTTGatgaaatcctgaaggagaacacTGTAGAACCTGTTCCTGACTTAGCCACCACAAGTGCACGCATTGAAGTGCAAACCTACCTCAGCGAGTCAACTATTCAGTGCTCGGACAATCCACTGCTATACTGGCAAGTCAACAAACCTAGATTACCCACTCTGGTTTCTACAGCAGCTAAATTTCTGTGTGCACCTCCTACAAGTGTGGAGAGTGAGAGACTCTTCAGTACAGCCTCCATCATTATTGATGAAAGGAGAAGCAGGCTGACAGCTGAGAAGGCCGAAATGCTGATCTTTCTAAAGAAGAACCTGCCTCTCATGTTAAAGTGAACAAACTGTTACAAAATGGTTTTCAAAAGTTACTGTTTTTCAGTAATGGGCAGCTACTGCCATGTCTCACGGTAGGGGGATTCTATATCCAAAAACTTTAGTtcgcagtgtgtgtgtgtttatttgtattttttatactggaaatgtttttatacaagTGTTAAGTTTTGTATAGAGATGTCACACAGTTGAACTTCAGGTTTAATGTGATGGAAAAAGATTGAACTGACAGCCATCTTAATACTAGTTGAGAGTCACGAAAAGCCATGTTTGCACTACTTTAATTACTATGTTGTTTTTACAATGGAAATTTTCCACTGTAGATGTCTGTTGAGTTTTAAGTATAAAAGGGTCCATCCTACAACTTGATTTTGTTAATTTGTTGAATATGAACAGTATTTTATGCTGAAATTGCACTTTGTTTTCAGAACCTAACAGCTTTTGAGATCTAGCATAAAGTTGCACtttgaatttcattttgaataTTACTTCAATCCTTAGATTTAAAGTTTtgcttaaaatgttaaaatttcaggATAAATGTCTGAATAGTGTTGACCAGCTATATGCTGTGAAAAgttatgtttaaataaaaaaatcagtacTGGCAAACTGAACTGTGTTTTGGGTGCAATGTATTTCTTGCAAACGAGTATAATATAATAACATtacaattctttttttatttgactgttGACTTACGTAAAATGCAcccaatgctttttttttttaaagcaattgtttaaaaaaaaaatcggatttgtatcggtatcggcagatacccaaatataaaatatcggtatcggtattggacctaaaaaagtggtatcgtgccatccctaatataTACACCctgatttataaaaaaaaaaaaaaaaaaaaaaagactaaattaaaaaatacagtacaaaTGATGAATCAGTTCTCTGGTAAACTAACACTGCATTCAAAGAACCACAATTTCCATTAGAAATATTTTGCTACCTAATATTTGATGCTTTTCTTAAACTCTGGGAGTATCTAaatccttgaaaaaaaaaaaaaaaaaaaagagggcatGCAGACAAATACAATGATGCcaccaaataaaacaaaccactgttttcatgtgtgaaaaAATGTGTGAGTGACATGCTCCTCAAACTTGATAACATGAATCATTCTTATTCCTTTCCATCACAAAAGAACAACAACGTTTACACCCTCAATCAGCATCACTAATGCTAATTATGTTCTGAAACTAAAGGCATAATTAAGATTTACCATCAGTGGTAAGTTTGTGCCAAAACCTACCATCAACAGTTACTTCCTGATTTAAGACAGCTCTAAATCATATGATGTGCTCCTAGAGTGGTGTTTCTCCTGTGTGTAATTTGTATAAATGAAGAACAAAACGTGAGGCATCAAAATTTCcttcctgcttttctttgtcagtTTGGGTCCTCTCTGAAAGACTCACATGCAGACATATTAACTGATCTGTGAATTAAAAaggacaaagcaaaacaaaataacaccTTCTGTCTCAGCCTTAACAGataacaatcaaacaaacaaacaaacagaaaaacgaTTTGAGGAGCTAGGAAAAAACTACAGTTTAAATCCATTGAATGAAATTTCCCACTTCAGATGTCCAACCAATTTGACTACTCCCCACTTAAGGCAGCTAGAAACACATTTAGCTAATTTatggctaacacagaaacattATGAACAGCAACATAACAGCTCGGTTATTTCTCATCAAAACAACGTTCAGATACAGTAACATTTAGTTAACTTACGGACAAAGATACTCCAAGGCTTAAAAACGCTGAAAACACTGTCTCTCTGCCATGCTGTGAGAGTCCATGCTCGACTGACTGACTTTCTGACACAAAAACGAAACCTAACTCAAATCCGGCCACAAGGGGGCAGTAAATCAACAGAATACAGGCTTTTCTATATAAACATTTCTCAGCATCACAATACACTCCCCGTCtggtatattaataaatataccactcttttttttttttttaaacattagtttcAGCTTCAGACAAAAGTACTATTACATCAGTAACAGGCCTAAGATATGTTTTAATGGTACCTTGTTTTACGATTTTAACCTCAACTTTTCTCACTCTGTTGTCCTCACTGGGAATGGCCTTCACTACAATCCCAATTGGCCACTCATTGCGTTTTACTTGACTGTCTTTCAATAGAATAATATCACCCTGTTTGACGTTTCGCTTCTCTCTCTTCCACTTTTGCCTTGTTTGCAGTGTGGCAAGATACTCTTGCCGCCATCTTTTCCAAAAGTGATCCGCTAGACCTTGCACTTGCCGCCACTGGGCTTTGTAAAGGTCCTTGAGTTCAAAGTCTCCAGGAGGTGTTGGGACAGCACCAGCCTTCTGCGTTAAAAGCATTGCAGGAGAGAGAACCTCAGGCGCTTCAGGATCGTTTGAAACAGGAACTAAAGGCCTGGCGTTCATTATGGCCATGACCTCTGCCATAAGGGTGACCAAAACC
It includes:
- the LOC115775119 gene encoding G2/M phase-specific E3 ubiquitin-protein ligase-like, whose product is MMVKFSDDVGLVEEALDTGGPTREFLTLLMEAIKTRRIFEGKDHAKYLTFDSKAAEENEYFYIGRMIAVSIVHGGPGPRCLSPNFFMYLVGKDKTFETPIDDTPDEEIKKALLEVFCKIKNAKSLNELRVLSEKHSSLLQTAGCYRFMRTLEDKKKVVADYIQWYFIYRNHLSIQRFREGLATLDFVNALEQHPSLFSSFMCYTETRLTADAVEDIFHMQFSPPGSTRRQEETRVLSYWQDYLLYVEEKNGNLSLEDILMFATGLREIPPAGIQPKPQLLFEATSHFPVANVCANTIRIPVLHSYEAFQEAMDYGIQNSPGFGIP
- the LOC115775120 gene encoding uncharacterized protein LOC115775120 isoform X1, with amino-acid sequence MYCPLCGFKFESLTKFCCSCGKDISFVPVTAADPEHSRGKSVVQQFFKYREGKEAERRMFSKCKKKSKKIVKISVGIMNKTKTGMRPIRGKTLPLDVEPSWSSEKLLGAAIKKLKDFNQDMEAGEYILLYPDGSQVKNIPGTDTPFTIQLYKEAVGKSYQRITLFVCIIEGFLSESPRDESDSEDEEDDEVIVRVPPIMSPLSDTVVGKFQGFICSRFLYSPFRHIAFSFWI
- the LOC115775120 gene encoding uncharacterized protein LOC115775120 isoform X2, with translation MQGKSVVQQFFKYREGKEAERRMFSKCKKKSKKIVKISVGIMNKTKTGMRPIRGKTLPLDVEPSWSSEKLLGAAIKKLKDFNQDMEAGEYILLYPDGSQVKNIPGTDTPFTIQLYKEAVGKSYQRITLFVCIIEGFLSESPRDESDSEDEEDDEVIVRVPPIMSPLSDTVVGKFQGFICSRFLYSPFRHIAFSFWI